In Myxococcaceae bacterium JPH2, a single genomic region encodes these proteins:
- a CDS encoding DedA family protein, whose amino-acid sequence MDEQVVTWIAAFSYPAVFLLLVLCGVGAPLSEELVVISGGVIAARSGANPVLMMAVAWLGILVGDSLLFHLGRTLGPRVLQHPKLRRVLTPRRVHTVQHRFSRLGAGAILLARFLPGFRAPSFLLSGASDIPFRRFLLADGIGAIFSAGVVTWLGYRFGARILADLRGGLHWVLGGVLVLAAGWLVARWWRRRGGLGVPAPP is encoded by the coding sequence GTGGACGAGCAGGTGGTGACGTGGATCGCGGCGTTCTCGTACCCAGCGGTGTTCCTGCTGCTGGTCCTGTGTGGCGTGGGGGCGCCACTCAGCGAGGAACTCGTGGTCATCAGTGGGGGCGTCATCGCGGCGCGCAGCGGCGCGAACCCCGTGCTCATGATGGCGGTGGCCTGGCTGGGCATCCTCGTGGGCGACAGCCTCCTGTTCCATCTGGGGCGCACGTTGGGGCCGCGGGTGCTTCAGCATCCCAAGTTGCGGCGCGTGCTCACCCCGCGCCGGGTGCACACGGTGCAGCATCGCTTCTCACGCTTGGGGGCTGGGGCCATCCTGCTGGCCCGCTTCCTCCCGGGGTTTCGTGCCCCGTCCTTCCTGCTCTCGGGCGCGAGCGACATTCCCTTTCGTCGCTTCCTCCTCGCGGATGGAATTGGCGCCATCTTCTCCGCGGGCGTCGTGACGTGGCTGGGCTACCGCTTCGGCGCGCGAATCCTCGCGGACCTGCGCGGGGGACTGCATTGGGTGCTGGGGGGCGTGCTGGTGCTCGCGGCCGGATGGCTGGTGGCTCGGTGGTGGCGCCGGCGCGGAGGGCTGGGCGTGCCAGCGCCACCGTGA
- a CDS encoding response regulator — MDPQLLRSIWPVFSAETREQIQAIGSKVMGLEQSASDREPELLPSLKRTVHSLKGSAASLGLEDIEQIIHAIEDGLAGLKPDETLARGMVEAMLRGLSAIETALGRGDAGETPTVDGVSALLASLGRQAPKPREVDDGLGGNGLRVLEALEASLGRLVAPAVPDRAGAVRTAVERAQALKAAAVAAGAERVVSLAESTALGFMRMEAGGDAAGVAASEVAGALVDLRAALEAVEVVKEHPAGRPLVAPAPRAASEKPAPAASKAAPVDSKSGAADRTVRVSVKTLDSLALQVEHLVAGRAQQGRRMEGYRAMTDQAHEVLLNLERSASQLALAGGGTALEPLRAGVALMRTLQKRLLEQAKEAHRDGEQLALVAQVVRDDLRDLRMVPASQVLEPLRRTVRETASRLGKDVNLDLFGGDVRLDRRILDALKDPLLHLVRNAIDHGLETTEARRAAGKPEEGRLSVRVEPRGTRIGVVVEDDGAGLDPARVRATAVRRGLMTQDAAAKLTDAQAARLVFQPGFSTRDEVTATSGRGVGLDVVQSTAQRLQGAVNVDFVPGEGTRFTVDLPLTLAAALGLLVRTGTTVTAIPSDTVKRVLRLKPEDIGTVAGRVVARMDGDQLTFLSLGEAIGLPRLPLMLESGKLQTAVLLVLGDERVLFAIDEVVGQQEIVVRSLGRHVQGVAHLAGAAVLDDGRVVPVLNAPELLRAAKPETRGAGPEARRPRILVCDDSLTTRFAMKSLLEIAGYPVVTAADGEEAWGVLERSPCQLVVSDWQMPRLDGVGLTRRIKSHAMLRRTPVILVTSLDSPEDRAAGLEAGADGYLVKREVERGKLLELVRQLLPASA; from the coding sequence ATGGATCCGCAGTTGCTTCGCAGCATCTGGCCGGTGTTCTCCGCGGAGACGCGTGAGCAGATCCAGGCCATCGGTTCGAAGGTGATGGGGCTGGAGCAGTCCGCGTCCGACCGCGAGCCGGAGCTGTTGCCCTCGCTCAAGCGGACCGTGCACAGCCTGAAGGGCTCGGCGGCGAGCCTGGGGCTGGAGGACATCGAGCAGATCATCCACGCCATCGAGGATGGACTCGCGGGCCTCAAGCCCGACGAGACGCTGGCGCGCGGGATGGTGGAGGCGATGCTCCGCGGCCTGAGCGCCATCGAGACCGCGCTCGGGCGTGGCGACGCGGGTGAGACGCCGACGGTGGACGGAGTGTCAGCGCTCCTGGCGTCGCTGGGCCGGCAGGCGCCGAAGCCTCGCGAGGTCGATGACGGGCTGGGTGGGAACGGGCTGCGCGTCCTGGAGGCGCTGGAGGCGTCGCTGGGCCGGCTCGTGGCCCCCGCGGTGCCGGATCGCGCCGGTGCCGTGCGCACCGCCGTGGAGCGCGCGCAGGCGCTGAAGGCCGCCGCGGTGGCGGCTGGCGCCGAGCGGGTGGTGTCGCTCGCGGAGTCCACCGCGCTGGGCTTCATGCGGATGGAGGCCGGAGGCGATGCCGCGGGCGTGGCCGCGTCCGAAGTGGCGGGCGCGCTCGTGGATCTGCGTGCCGCGCTGGAAGCCGTCGAGGTCGTGAAGGAGCACCCCGCGGGGCGTCCGCTGGTGGCTCCCGCTCCGCGTGCAGCCAGTGAGAAGCCCGCGCCCGCGGCGTCCAAGGCGGCGCCGGTGGATTCCAAGAGCGGCGCCGCGGATCGCACCGTGCGCGTGTCGGTGAAGACGCTGGACTCGCTGGCCCTCCAGGTGGAGCACCTGGTGGCGGGGCGGGCGCAGCAGGGTCGTCGCATGGAGGGCTACCGCGCCATGACGGATCAGGCGCACGAGGTGCTCCTGAACCTGGAGCGCTCCGCGTCGCAGCTCGCGCTGGCGGGAGGCGGGACCGCGCTGGAGCCCTTGCGCGCGGGTGTGGCGCTGATGCGCACGCTCCAGAAGCGACTGCTGGAGCAGGCCAAGGAAGCGCACCGCGACGGCGAGCAGCTCGCGCTGGTGGCCCAGGTGGTGCGCGATGACCTGCGCGACTTGCGCATGGTGCCGGCGTCCCAGGTGCTGGAGCCGCTGCGGCGCACGGTGCGAGAGACGGCGTCGCGCCTGGGCAAGGACGTCAACTTGGACCTGTTCGGCGGCGACGTGCGCCTCGACCGTCGCATCCTGGATGCGCTGAAGGATCCGCTGCTGCACCTGGTGCGCAACGCCATCGACCATGGGCTGGAGACGACCGAGGCCCGGCGCGCGGCGGGCAAGCCCGAGGAGGGGCGGCTCTCGGTGCGAGTGGAGCCTCGCGGCACGCGCATCGGCGTCGTGGTCGAGGACGATGGCGCGGGGTTGGATCCCGCGCGTGTCCGAGCGACGGCGGTGCGTCGCGGGCTGATGACTCAGGACGCCGCCGCGAAGCTGACGGACGCGCAGGCAGCGCGCCTGGTGTTCCAGCCCGGGTTCTCCACGCGCGACGAGGTCACGGCCACGTCGGGGCGCGGGGTGGGATTGGACGTGGTGCAGTCCACCGCGCAGCGCCTTCAGGGCGCCGTGAACGTGGACTTCGTCCCTGGCGAGGGCACGCGCTTCACGGTGGATCTCCCGCTCACGCTGGCCGCGGCGCTGGGCCTGCTGGTGCGCACGGGCACGACCGTGACGGCCATTCCGTCCGACACGGTGAAGCGCGTGCTGCGGCTGAAGCCCGAGGACATTGGCACCGTGGCGGGCCGGGTCGTCGCGCGCATGGATGGCGATCAGCTCACGTTCCTGTCGCTGGGCGAGGCCATCGGTCTGCCTCGGCTGCCGTTGATGCTGGAGTCCGGGAAGCTGCAGACGGCCGTGCTGCTCGTGCTGGGGGATGAGCGCGTCCTGTTCGCCATCGACGAAGTGGTGGGCCAGCAGGAGATCGTGGTGCGCTCGCTGGGGCGTCACGTGCAGGGCGTGGCCCATCTGGCGGGCGCGGCGGTGCTGGATGACGGGCGGGTGGTGCCCGTGCTCAACGCGCCCGAGTTGCTGCGGGCCGCGAAGCCGGAGACGCGGGGCGCGGGTCCCGAGGCTCGGCGGCCGCGCATCCTCGTCTGCGACGACTCGCTCACCACGCGCTTCGCGATGAAGTCGCTGCTGGAGATCGCCGGCTATCCGGTGGTGACGGCGGCGGACGGCGAAGAGGCGTGGGGTGTGTTGGAGCGCTCGCCTTGCCAGTTGGTGGTGAGCGACTGGCAGATGCCGCGCCTGGACGGCGTGGGGCTGACGCGGCGGATCAAGTCGCACGCGATGCTGCGGCGCACACCCGTCATCCTCGTGACGTCACTGGACAGTCCCGAGGACCGGGCGGCCGGCCTGGAGGCCGGTGCGGATGGCTACCTGGTGAAGCGCGAGGTGGAGCGGGGCAAGCTCCTCGAACTCGTCCGCCAGTTGCTGCCCGCGTCGGCCTGA
- a CDS encoding chemotaxis protein CheW: protein MPSEDSDLEIDYVALRAQLDEAQALLEGTQAISPQRRREVLNSRARVLAASRHEVRQEVITVLAFLVGGERYAVRIEHVDHVLEARGLCSLPGAPRHVLGALVSRSRVVPVLDLRQLLGLEGGGMSDLGKVVVVEVGEEAFGLAAELVDGRRELPRSELSQPPPGPFLFLTPDRLTVLDLEQLGNPAAARPG, encoded by the coding sequence ATGCCCAGCGAAGACTCCGACTTGGAGATTGACTACGTCGCGCTGCGCGCGCAGCTCGACGAGGCGCAGGCCCTGCTCGAGGGCACGCAGGCCATCAGCCCGCAGCGGCGGCGCGAGGTGCTCAACTCGCGCGCGCGGGTGCTGGCGGCCTCGCGCCACGAGGTCCGGCAGGAAGTCATCACCGTGCTGGCCTTCCTCGTGGGCGGAGAGCGGTACGCGGTGCGAATCGAGCACGTGGATCACGTGCTGGAAGCGCGCGGGCTGTGCTCGTTGCCGGGGGCGCCACGCCACGTGCTGGGCGCGCTGGTGAGCCGCTCGCGCGTGGTGCCGGTGCTGGACCTGCGGCAGTTGCTGGGGCTGGAGGGCGGCGGCATGTCCGACCTTGGCAAGGTCGTGGTGGTGGAGGTGGGCGAGGAGGCCTTCGGGTTGGCGGCGGAGTTGGTGGATGGCCGGCGCGAGCTGCCTCGCTCCGAGCTGTCGCAGCCTCCGCCGGGGCCCTTCCTGTTTCTTACGCCGGATCGACTCACGGTGCTGGACCTCGAACAGCTGGGCAACCCAGCCGCGGCGAGGCCGGGCTAG
- a CDS encoding response regulator encodes MNGNVIGTAKKSPRVLIVEDTKTITNLLQVYLMGWGLDFFDAPNGAVGLKRARELRPDLIISDVQMPEMDGFALCAAVRADTSLHDTPLMLLTSLKDDASRQKGKLVGASAFLNKPVSVDDLRSKVRDILKLPVTKY; translated from the coding sequence ATGAACGGCAACGTCATTGGCACGGCAAAGAAGTCGCCCCGGGTTCTCATCGTCGAGGACACGAAGACCATCACCAACCTGCTCCAGGTGTACCTGATGGGCTGGGGGTTGGATTTCTTCGACGCCCCCAACGGAGCCGTGGGCCTCAAGCGCGCCCGCGAGCTTCGTCCCGACCTCATCATCTCCGACGTGCAGATGCCGGAGATGGATGGGTTCGCGCTGTGCGCCGCGGTGCGCGCGGATACCAGCCTGCATGACACACCCCTCATGCTGCTCACGTCACTGAAGGACGACGCGAGCCGGCAGAAGGGGAAGCTCGTGGGGGCCAGCGCCTTCCTGAACAAGCCGGTGTCGGTGGATGATCTGCGCTCGAAGGTGCGGGACATCCTGAAACTGCCGGTCACGAAGTACTGA
- a CDS encoding HAMP domain-containing protein, translating into MDVKGKKLALPGPLNASRLGLRTKILVATAGFGMLVAGILIGAFWVQTRGALRDELTKRVRSAAMGTAFALSTPAAVQDVARLKTGADTALKEQADAAYVVVRDAAGAVVARSASERFAGAVAVDAASGDGVADRSLEVAGLPVVETTAPIIVVAAGGARQRVGTVQLALEEAAISDVLVSNTVRMIIVGGVVWLACLLAAAAMARLLVIPMERLARAAVGIAGGDLRQQLDTEGTDEIGDVARSFATMADALTHLLQDLRGAASDLEREAAHVLATSTQQSAMAHQQASAINETSTTVAEIAQTSKQATSYADSVITQTQQAEALSTEGQTIVSESVEGMEKLGAQVKAIALAITDLNERTLQIGDIIGQVKDVAEQSNLLALNASIEAAKAGEHGRGFAVVATEMRTLAEQSRMAADQVRALLGEVQKGTRASVSATDEGSRRAMAAMDMARASGEAIAGLSEVIRESSGAARQIAGNTRQQTIGVEQIAAAMSELTSAMGDSVEGTRRIEQVANNLTSLSKRFSELVGRYQL; encoded by the coding sequence GTGGATGTGAAGGGGAAGAAGCTGGCGCTGCCCGGACCGCTCAACGCGTCGCGGCTGGGCCTGCGGACGAAGATTCTCGTCGCGACGGCGGGCTTCGGGATGCTCGTGGCCGGCATCCTGATTGGCGCCTTCTGGGTGCAGACGCGCGGCGCGCTGCGCGACGAACTGACCAAGCGCGTCCGCTCGGCGGCGATGGGGACGGCGTTCGCCCTGTCGACACCCGCGGCCGTTCAGGACGTGGCGCGCTTGAAGACCGGCGCGGACACGGCGCTCAAGGAGCAGGCGGACGCGGCCTACGTCGTCGTGCGCGACGCGGCCGGCGCGGTGGTGGCGCGCTCCGCGAGCGAGCGCTTCGCGGGGGCCGTGGCGGTGGATGCCGCGAGCGGCGATGGCGTGGCGGACCGGAGCCTGGAGGTCGCCGGGCTGCCCGTGGTGGAGACCACCGCGCCCATCATCGTCGTCGCGGCGGGCGGCGCGCGGCAGCGGGTGGGCACGGTGCAGCTCGCGTTGGAGGAGGCGGCCATCTCCGATGTGCTCGTCTCCAACACCGTGCGCATGATCATCGTGGGCGGGGTGGTGTGGCTCGCGTGCCTGCTGGCCGCGGCGGCCATGGCGCGCCTGCTCGTCATCCCGATGGAGCGACTGGCTCGCGCGGCGGTGGGCATCGCGGGCGGAGACCTTCGCCAGCAGCTCGACACGGAGGGCACGGACGAGATTGGCGACGTGGCGCGCAGCTTCGCCACCATGGCGGATGCGCTGACGCACCTGTTGCAAGACCTTCGCGGTGCCGCTTCAGACCTGGAGCGCGAGGCGGCGCACGTGCTGGCCACGTCCACACAGCAGTCCGCCATGGCGCACCAGCAGGCCTCGGCCATCAACGAGACGAGCACCACCGTCGCGGAGATTGCCCAGACCTCGAAGCAGGCCACCTCCTACGCGGACTCGGTCATCACCCAGACGCAGCAGGCCGAGGCGCTGAGCACCGAGGGACAGACCATCGTCTCCGAGAGCGTGGAGGGCATGGAGAAGCTGGGCGCGCAGGTGAAGGCCATCGCGCTGGCCATCACGGACCTCAATGAGCGCACGCTTCAAATCGGCGACATCATCGGTCAGGTGAAGGACGTGGCCGAGCAGTCCAACCTGCTCGCGCTCAACGCCTCCATCGAAGCGGCCAAGGCAGGCGAGCACGGGCGCGGCTTCGCGGTGGTGGCCACCGAGATGCGCACCCTGGCCGAGCAGTCCCGCATGGCGGCGGATCAGGTCCGCGCGCTCTTGGGCGAAGTGCAGAAGGGCACGCGCGCCTCCGTGTCCGCGACCGACGAGGGCAGCCGTCGCGCCATGGCGGCCATGGACATGGCGCGCGCGTCCGGCGAGGCCATCGCGGGCCTGTCCGAAGTCATCCGCGAGTCCTCGGGTGCGGCGCGGCAGATCGCCGGGAACACCCGGCAGCAGACGATTGGCGTGGAGCAAATCGCCGCGGCGATGAGCGAGCTGACCTCCGCGATGGGCGACTCCGTCGAGGGAACGCGCCGTATCGAACAGGTCGCAAACAACCTCACCTCCCTTTCGAAGCGGTTCTCGGAGCTCGTCGGTAGGTACCAGCTATGA
- a CDS encoding patatin-like phospholipase family protein — protein MTDTPTEPQGHGPLGPLALSLSGGGYRAATYHLGTLRFLHRVGLLEDVVGLSTVSGGTITGLAWVSSQLDGKSFPEFSEQYGAYLKRTNVIGEALAQLTLQREATSHDWASLIRSAATVYARDDLFGDRRLGEVMDARGLRVHEAIFNSTEFSSGLDFRFRRSANANIVHGNNRFPMPLAVARQVRLADIAAASSCFPGGFEPFVFPDQFHWPTALPLEDARKQLGERFAKGLPLMDGGIYDNQGIDSLLLAFDSSTHVKLLISDVSVENGPIYAVPPNPTNRGWVTLRAASWLGWALFALSIVSALILAISGISAAKDPGWTLRDAFLYLVPGLLTASVATALGWIRRRLLDVFSLVREHVDVNAWPPFRELTVLEFAQMAVLRVSSMVALTSGIFMKRVRGLIFDRVYKDSDYQGRRMANLIADLTRSRPELFSAHPWMRPQEHLVDLAKQACAMPTTLWFTNAAQFDMLVTAGEATTCFTLLRHLLAEHAGACEKPGTPMYDLYTRLRAQWTTFNRAPSPAAEQSRVAA, from the coding sequence ATGACTGACACCCCGACCGAGCCCCAGGGACATGGTCCGCTCGGTCCCCTCGCACTGTCCTTGTCGGGCGGGGGCTACCGCGCGGCGACGTACCACCTGGGAACGCTGCGCTTCCTCCACCGCGTGGGCTTGTTGGAGGACGTGGTGGGCTTGTCCACCGTGTCGGGCGGAACCATCACGGGGCTGGCGTGGGTGTCGAGCCAGCTCGATGGGAAGTCCTTCCCCGAGTTCTCCGAGCAGTACGGCGCCTACCTGAAGCGCACGAATGTCATTGGCGAGGCGCTCGCCCAGCTCACGCTCCAGCGCGAGGCGACGAGCCATGACTGGGCCAGCCTCATCCGCTCCGCGGCCACCGTCTACGCGCGCGATGACCTGTTCGGAGATCGCCGCCTGGGCGAGGTGATGGACGCGCGCGGCCTGCGGGTGCACGAGGCCATCTTCAACTCGACCGAGTTCTCCTCGGGGCTCGACTTCCGCTTCCGCCGCAGCGCCAACGCGAACATCGTCCACGGCAACAACCGCTTCCCCATGCCGTTGGCCGTGGCTCGGCAGGTCCGACTGGCGGACATCGCCGCCGCGTCGTCCTGCTTCCCGGGCGGCTTCGAGCCCTTCGTCTTCCCGGATCAATTCCATTGGCCCACCGCGCTCCCGCTCGAGGACGCGCGCAAGCAATTGGGCGAGCGCTTCGCCAAGGGACTGCCGCTGATGGACGGCGGCATCTATGACAATCAGGGCATCGACAGCCTGCTCCTGGCCTTCGACTCCTCGACGCACGTCAAGCTGCTCATCTCCGACGTCAGCGTGGAGAACGGCCCCATCTACGCGGTCCCCCCCAACCCGACGAACCGAGGCTGGGTGACACTGCGCGCCGCGTCCTGGCTGGGCTGGGCGCTGTTCGCGCTCAGCATCGTCTCCGCGCTCATCCTCGCGATCAGCGGCATCTCCGCGGCGAAGGACCCGGGCTGGACGCTGCGCGACGCGTTCCTCTACCTCGTCCCGGGCCTGCTGACCGCCTCGGTCGCGACGGCGCTCGGGTGGATCCGCCGTCGCCTCCTGGATGTGTTCTCGCTCGTCCGCGAGCACGTGGACGTGAACGCATGGCCCCCGTTCCGAGAGCTGACGGTGCTCGAGTTCGCGCAGATGGCGGTGCTGCGAGTGTCCTCGATGGTCGCCCTCACCTCGGGCATCTTCATGAAGCGCGTGCGCGGGCTCATCTTCGACCGCGTGTACAAGGACTCCGACTACCAGGGGCGGCGGATGGCCAACCTCATCGCCGACCTGACCCGAAGCCGTCCCGAGCTGTTCTCCGCGCACCCGTGGATGCGGCCTCAGGAGCATCTGGTGGACCTCGCGAAGCAGGCTTGCGCCATGCCCACCACGCTGTGGTTCACGAACGCGGCCCAGTTCGACATGCTGGTCACCGCCGGCGAAGCCACCACCTGCTTCACGCTCTTGCGCCACCTGCTCGCGGAGCACGCGGGCGCCTGCGAGAAGCCGGGCACGCCCATGTACGACCTGTACACGCGCCTGCGCGCGCAGTGGACCACGTTCAATCGAGCCCCGAGCCCCGCCGCCGAGCAGTCCCGCGTCGCGGCCTGA
- a CDS encoding DUF504 domain-containing protein → MSQSRFPTSREVYHRIRWDPRLDAREFVIGYDAHGDALEEMPFGAFVPDGEIPWHRVWLFRHGHRVVWDRRERLDLLDSLIPHEEAPMAPEPPAVVPELPTGFSPLSAHRFDAKSGTWMAVAPTEAPSDASTAPSRLSLVTFNVLFDVYDAELLATERRIPAALALLRDCDADVLALQEVTAAFLAALLAEPWVRERYWSSDAPDSATLKSSGQVMLSRLPFAALAQHVFSRDKRLLVGRLALAEDAPWVVTTHLTSSRNADGPVIRGRQLQSLLDWAQSLGEAPLFLAGDLNVPEDAPETTALARAGFVDAWSALRPGESGETYDPARNALAALTTRSGRRQRLDRVLVRAPAGSWSPDAVTLLAESPLPGLAAPGGDPLFVSDHFGVKCELRRGQATDVRSVTVDDPLVTAPLTHHTAVVLIPPARVWPPIQALRAKHDAKFERWMPHVTLLYPFVEERHFGAAEARLRAALQSLNPFEVTLADAGHFDHRASRTVWLRPDDSPRGALRGLHAALQAAMPSNPEAKSPGHEGFTPHLSVGQVQRHESVEQAMTQWFRHWRPLSFEVAEVCIIRRVGDAPFEVVRRVPLGAPGPSARLDVAALQSALDVASAPVSSDARALREDAVNRLASACESLGAELLPYGSFLLGTDDADSDVDAVAIGPGALLREDFARGLQSWLASHEPTALMRDVSDAAIPLFKLRLQGVSFDLAYAHRPEGVAPCSPEGLLARHGSAMEPVSFRAVNGWADTRALLERVAADGAGVECFRGVLRAVKTWARARGLYSHALGYLGGMSWAVLAAWACVHAPGSGNGSVGEVLAYFFETFARWPWPRPVTLTESTSRYRPEGRRDILPVIAPALPPRNTARNVSRSTAQTLRDEWERARMLVARARDTGTMEAWSALFEPIVLSRDSRTRLRVRVEAATAESRARALGWVRGHLTALVYGLEAERTLFVRPVEAPASDGFILGLSSRAPEGLAASFARKDSALSRTLAEFRADFHAWPQRPSDAVLHLEPQVD, encoded by the coding sequence ATGTCCCAGTCACGTTTTCCTACCAGCCGCGAGGTCTATCACCGCATCCGGTGGGACCCTCGGCTCGACGCGCGTGAGTTCGTCATTGGCTATGACGCCCACGGCGACGCGCTGGAAGAGATGCCCTTCGGGGCCTTCGTTCCCGATGGGGAGATTCCCTGGCACCGCGTCTGGCTTTTCAGACATGGGCACCGGGTGGTGTGGGATCGCCGCGAGCGGCTCGACCTCCTGGATTCGCTCATCCCCCACGAGGAGGCTCCGATGGCGCCGGAGCCTCCCGCTGTTGTTCCGGAGCTACCCACGGGGTTTTCTCCGCTCTCCGCCCATCGCTTCGATGCGAAGTCGGGCACCTGGATGGCGGTAGCGCCGACCGAAGCTCCCTCTGACGCATCGACCGCTCCTTCGCGGTTGTCGTTGGTGACCTTCAACGTCTTGTTCGATGTGTACGACGCGGAGTTGCTCGCCACGGAGCGCCGGATACCCGCCGCGCTCGCGCTGCTTCGTGACTGTGACGCGGACGTGCTGGCCTTGCAGGAGGTCACGGCCGCATTCCTGGCGGCGCTGCTCGCCGAGCCTTGGGTGCGCGAGCGGTACTGGAGTTCGGATGCGCCGGACTCCGCGACGCTGAAGTCCTCGGGGCAGGTGATGTTGTCCCGCCTCCCGTTTGCCGCGCTCGCACAACATGTCTTCAGCCGCGACAAGCGGTTGCTCGTGGGGCGGCTCGCGCTCGCGGAGGATGCGCCCTGGGTGGTCACCACGCATCTGACCAGCTCGCGGAACGCGGATGGTCCGGTGATTCGGGGACGCCAGCTGCAATCCCTGCTGGACTGGGCGCAGTCATTGGGAGAGGCCCCGCTGTTCCTCGCAGGGGATTTGAACGTCCCCGAGGATGCGCCCGAAACCACGGCCTTGGCGCGCGCGGGCTTCGTGGATGCGTGGTCCGCGCTTCGCCCCGGAGAGTCGGGGGAGACGTATGACCCAGCACGCAACGCGCTCGCGGCGCTGACCACGCGCTCGGGGCGACGGCAGCGATTGGACCGCGTGCTGGTGCGAGCCCCCGCGGGAAGCTGGTCGCCCGACGCCGTGACGCTGCTGGCCGAATCGCCGCTGCCGGGGCTTGCAGCGCCCGGAGGGGATCCGCTGTTCGTCTCGGATCATTTCGGCGTGAAGTGCGAGTTGCGGCGCGGGCAGGCGACAGACGTGCGATCGGTCACGGTCGATGATCCACTTGTGACTGCGCCGCTCACTCACCACACGGCGGTGGTGCTGATTCCTCCCGCGCGGGTCTGGCCGCCAATCCAGGCCCTGCGAGCGAAGCACGACGCGAAGTTCGAGCGTTGGATGCCTCACGTGACGCTCCTGTACCCGTTCGTGGAGGAGCGCCACTTCGGTGCGGCGGAAGCGCGGCTGCGCGCGGCGCTCCAATCCCTGAATCCGTTCGAGGTGACGCTCGCGGATGCTGGACACTTCGACCATCGCGCTTCGCGGACCGTCTGGCTGCGGCCCGATGACAGTCCTCGCGGGGCACTCCGCGGCCTCCACGCCGCGCTTCAGGCCGCGATGCCCTCGAACCCGGAGGCAAAGTCTCCCGGGCACGAAGGCTTCACGCCGCACTTGAGCGTCGGGCAGGTGCAGCGGCACGAGAGCGTTGAGCAGGCCATGACCCAGTGGTTCCGTCACTGGCGCCCGCTCTCGTTCGAAGTGGCGGAGGTCTGCATCATCCGCCGAGTGGGGGACGCGCCCTTCGAGGTCGTTCGTCGTGTGCCATTGGGCGCCCCGGGTCCGAGCGCGAGGCTCGATGTCGCTGCGCTCCAGTCTGCGTTGGACGTCGCGAGTGCGCCGGTGTCCTCGGACGCGCGGGCCCTCCGCGAGGATGCGGTGAACAGGCTGGCTTCGGCATGCGAGTCACTCGGTGCGGAGCTGTTGCCCTATGGCTCCTTCCTGCTGGGCACGGATGACGCGGACAGCGATGTGGACGCGGTCGCCATTGGGCCTGGAGCGCTGCTGCGCGAGGACTTCGCACGAGGGCTCCAATCCTGGCTCGCGAGTCATGAGCCCACGGCGCTCATGCGCGACGTCTCCGATGCGGCCATTCCTCTCTTCAAGTTGCGCCTCCAGGGCGTGAGCTTCGACCTCGCGTATGCCCACCGCCCTGAAGGCGTGGCGCCTTGTTCGCCCGAAGGACTCTTGGCGCGACACGGTTCGGCGATGGAGCCCGTGAGCTTCCGAGCGGTGAACGGCTGGGCGGATACGCGCGCCCTGCTCGAACGCGTCGCGGCGGACGGCGCGGGCGTGGAGTGCTTCCGGGGCGTGCTGCGAGCGGTGAAGACCTGGGCACGGGCGCGCGGTCTGTACTCGCACGCTCTGGGATATCTCGGGGGCATGTCCTGGGCCGTGTTGGCGGCCTGGGCGTGTGTTCACGCACCAGGCTCGGGCAACGGTTCCGTGGGGGAGGTGCTCGCGTACTTCTTCGAGACCTTCGCACGCTGGCCCTGGCCGAGGCCCGTGACGCTCACCGAGTCGACGTCGCGCTACCGGCCCGAGGGACGTCGCGACATCTTGCCCGTCATCGCGCCCGCGCTTCCTCCTCGCAACACCGCACGCAATGTCTCCCGCTCGACGGCGCAGACGCTTCGCGACGAGTGGGAGCGCGCCCGCATGCTCGTCGCGCGAGCGCGGGACACGGGCACGATGGAGGCGTGGAGCGCCTTGTTCGAGCCCATCGTGCTCAGCCGCGACTCCAGGACTCGACTCCGGGTCCGCGTGGAGGCTGCTACGGCCGAATCGCGAGCGCGCGCCCTGGGCTGGGTGCGTGGCCACCTGACGGCACTGGTGTATGGCCTGGAGGCGGAGCGCACCCTCTTCGTGCGTCCAGTCGAGGCACCCGCGAGCGACGGCTTCATCCTCGGTCTGTCGTCGCGCGCGCCCGAAGGACTGGCCGCGAGCTTCGCGCGAAAAGACAGTGCACTGTCACGGACCCTGGCCGAGTTCCGAGCGGACTTTCATGCGTGGCCGCAACGGCCCTCGGACGCGGTGCTCCACCTGGAGCCTCAGGTCGACTGA